ACAAATAAAGATGATATAATAAAATTGGTAGAAAGAATTGCCTACTACCTAGGCAAATAAAAGAGGAAAAATATGACATACAAGAAAGAAGACCTAAAAAACAGACTGACAGATATCCAATACGAAGTCACCCAAAATTCTGGGACAGAAAGACCATTTTCATCAGAATATGACAATTTTTATGAAGAGGGGATCTATGTTGACATAGTTTCTGGAGAGCCACTTTTCTCATCACTTGACAAATACGATGCCGGCTGCGGTTGGCCATCTTTTACAAAACCAATCGATGGGACAGGCTTGGTCGAAAAAGATGATTTCAAACTAGCCAGAAAAAGAATCGAGGTCAGAAGCAAGGAAGCTGACAGCCACCTAGGCCATGTTTTCCCAGATGGCCCAAAAGAGGCAACTGGCCTTAGGTATTGTATAAATGGAGCCAGCCTCAGATTTATACCAAAAGATGACCTAAAAAAAGAAGGCTACGAAGCCTACACCAAACTTTTTGAGGACAGATAAGGAGTTATTATGATAAGAACAAATCCTAAAAAAATCGCAATTATTTCAAGCCTTGTAGGCATCGGAGCCCTACTACTTTGTATCATCCTAGACCTATCTTATCCAAACCCAGCCTTTTC
This window of the Anaerococcus mediterraneensis genome carries:
- the msrB gene encoding peptide-methionine (R)-S-oxide reductase MsrB, producing the protein MTYKKEDLKNRLTDIQYEVTQNSGTERPFSSEYDNFYEEGIYVDIVSGEPLFSSLDKYDAGCGWPSFTKPIDGTGLVEKDDFKLARKRIEVRSKEADSHLGHVFPDGPKEATGLRYCINGASLRFIPKDDLKKEGYEAYTKLFEDR